The Candidatus Methylomirabilota bacterium DNA window CCGCCTCCCGCCCTGAGCCCCTCGTAATCGGCCCAGGTGTCGACGTCCGGGGGCATGGAGGCGTCGACCTCGACCTCGCTCACCCGCCCGGGATCCCGGGTGATGACGCCGCGCCCGCCCTGATCTCCCGAGACCGCCCGAAGCTCGTCGAACACCGCCGCGGCGAAGAGGACGGGATTGCCCCGGCCGTCGCGGTAACGCGGCACGACGATCGGCCGGCCATGCTCGCGGAAGGCCGCGATGAGGTCGCCTACCAGGCCGGGATCGGGCAAGGGCTGATCCCCCAGCGCGACCACCACGGCCTCGGTCGCGGGCCGGAGCGCGTCCAGGCCAGCGCGCAGCGAGGTGGACTGCCCCTCCGCGAACCGAGGGTTCACCACGGTCCGAGCCGGGAGGCCGGCGAGCGCCGTCGCCATCGCCTCCGCGTCGCGGCCGAGCACCACCACGACGTCGTCGAGCCCTCCGGCCAGGACGCGCTCGACCGAGAGCCGGATGAG harbors:
- a CDS encoding nucleotidyltransferase family protein → MIAAIVLAAGASTRMGRQKLLLPLAEGRPLIRLSVERVLAGGLDDVVVVLGRDAEAMATALAGLPARTVVNPRFAEGQSTSLRAGLDALRPATEAVVVALGDQPLPDPGLVGDLIAAFREHGRPIVVPRYRDGRGNPVLFAAAVFDELRAVSGDQGGRGVITRDPGRVSEVEVDASMPPDVDTWADYEGLRAGGGESSK